DNA from Pseudomonas mendocina:
TCAGTCATTGCCATTCTCCACCCCGAGGGCGATCAGCGCCGCAGCCGCGGCGACCTGCTCGGCGATACGCCGGCTGCCGCCCTGGCCCAGGGTCTTTTCATTGAGCAGGGCCACCTGGCACTCGACCATGAAGGTACGGCAGTGCGGCTCGCCCTGAATGTCCACAACCTCGTAACGAGGCAGCTCGCAGGCGCGCGACTGGAGGAACTCCTGCAGGCGCGTTTTCGGATCCTTGTTGGTATCGACCAGCGTCAGGCCGTCGAGCTCATTGCTCAGCCAGGCCAGCACACGCTCACGCGCCGCGTCCATGCCGGTATCCAGATAGATGGCGCCGATCAGCGCTTCGAGCGCATCGGCGAGGATCGACTCACGACGAAAGCCACCACTTTTCAACTCACCAGAACCCAGGCGTAAGTACTCACCCAGCTCGAAGCCACGGGCCAGCACGGCCAGGGTTTCGCCTTTGACCAAGCGTGCGCGCAAGCGCGACAACTGGCCTTCACGGGCCTGCGGGAAGCGCTGGAACAGCGCCTCACCGGCTACGAAGTTAAGGATGGCATCACCGAGAAATTCCAGGCGCTCATTATTGCGACCGGCGAAACTGCGATGGGTCAGGGCCAGGATCATCAGATCCTGATCCTTGAAGCTATATCCGAGCTGGCGCTCGAGGCGGGACAAATTGGGACTCACGGCATCCGTACACGAAATTCTTTGTCGAAATTCACCACCAGATCGAGGTTCTCGATCAGCGGCTCGCGTTTTTCATATTTGAGGTGAACCAGGAACTCGTTGTTCTCGACCTTCACCTGCAGAGCGTCGCGCATGTTCAGGTCACGAATGTTGTTGACCTGCATACCTTTGCTGACATGGGTGTAAAACTCGTTGAGGGTTCGCACGTCAGCCGCCTTGTCGGTTTCCACCGACGTGATGATCTTCTCCATGGACATATAATCCAGGTAATGCGGCAGTACCTTGAACGCAGTACTGGCGAAGAACGCCACCACGGCCAGAACCACCAGCCAACCCAGAATGGAAAGCCCCTGCTGCGAGCGCGCGAAAGTCATGTGTATCCCCAATGAACGGTCTTGTTGGAAAGCCTGACGGCTAGACTATTTATAGCCTGCGGCGCTGCGTTGAACAGCGCGCCAGTGCTCAATGAATCAGGCCGACACGAGAGAAATTGGGCAGATTGCTGAGCTTGGGCTCCGGCCAGCTCATCCAGATGGCGAAGGCCTTGCCGACGATATGGTCGTCGGGAACCATGCCCCACAGCTCCTGAGGGATATGACGATCACGCCAGTAGCGGCTGTCGTTGGAGTTGTCACGGTTGTCACCCATCATGAAATAGTGCCCTTCAGGCACCACCCATTCACCGCCAGGCTCGCGGCGCATGCGGGTCATTTCCTTGCGGATGGTGTGTTCCACCTGGCCCAGACGCTCTTGATAGAGCGTTGCGCTGCCCAGGCTGCCCGCTTCTTCGCCGATCAGTTTCTCGGCCACCGGCTCACCATTGATCAACAGACGCTTGCCCTGGGTGTACTGGATCTGGTCGCCTGGCAGACCGACCA
Protein-coding regions in this window:
- the rnc gene encoding ribonuclease III, whose translation is MSPNLSRLERQLGYSFKDQDLMILALTHRSFAGRNNERLEFLGDAILNFVAGEALFQRFPQAREGQLSRLRARLVKGETLAVLARGFELGEYLRLGSGELKSGGFRRESILADALEALIGAIYLDTGMDAARERVLAWLSNELDGLTLVDTNKDPKTRLQEFLQSRACELPRYEVVDIQGEPHCRTFMVECQVALLNEKTLGQGGSRRIAEQVAAAAALIALGVENGND
- a CDS encoding DUF4845 domain-containing protein encodes the protein MTFARSQQGLSILGWLVVLAVVAFFASTAFKVLPHYLDYMSMEKIITSVETDKAADVRTLNEFYTHVSKGMQVNNIRDLNMRDALQVKVENNEFLVHLKYEKREPLIENLDLVVNFDKEFRVRMP